ACTATGACAATAGTTCTTTAACCCTTTCTGTTAATTCTTTTGTCAAAGGAGCATTTCATGGATTTCAAATTTAAAAGCAAAAAGATGAAAAAAATATGCTCGGATAAGAGTAAGATGGACAGGGAATGGGGAACATATAATGCTAAGAAGTTGCAGATAAGAATTAATCAAATTAAAGCTGCAGACTCTTTGGAAGTTTTATTTACTTTACCTGGAGCTAGGTGTCATCAGTTGAAAGGGAATCGAGATAATCAGTTCGCAGTAGATTTAAAACATCCATTTCGTTTAATTTTTGAGCCATATCACGATCCCGTACCTTTAAAAGAAGATGGGGGATTCGACACGGCTAAAATTACTGACATATTATTATTAGAGGTGAGGGATTACCATGATTGACGAAAAGGTGTACGATTGCGAAGCTGACTTTATTATCCCCCCTGGTGAAACATTGCTTGAGACCATCGAAGAATTAGATATAACCCAGGTGGAATTAGCAAAAAGAACAGGAAGACCGGTTAAAACGATAAATGAGATTATTAAAGGGAAGACAAAAATAACTCCAGATACAGCTCTTCAGTTTGAACGTGTACTAGGGGTCCCGGCTTCCTTGTGGAATAATTTAGAAAAAGATTACAGAGAATTGTTAGCGAAAGAGGAAGACAAAAAGAACCTAAAAAATTCGGTCGATTTTTTGGATGAATTTCCCATAAAAGAAATGATAAGAAATGGATGGATTAAACATAAAGAAAATGATTTTAACCAAGTAGAAGAGCTTTTTGAATTCTTTGGTGTTGCTTCAGTCACATCTTGGGAAAGCTTTTGGGAGCCTCAAGTTTCTTTCAGGAAATCAACCGCTTTAAAAGCTGATAAATACGCTGTTATTGCTTATTTGAGAAAAGCAGAGATAGAGGCACATAAAATTGATTGTTCTCCTTATAAATCCGGTGATTTCAGAAAAATAATTGAGCAAATAAGAGGGCTAACTAAAGAGAAAAATCCTGATATTTTCATACCGAAAATAGTTGAGAGTTGTGCATCAGCAGGCGTTGCAGTGGTGTTTTTGCCTGAATTGAAAGGAACTAGATTAAGTGGTGCTACAAAGTGGTTAAATAAAGATAAGGCCATGATAGTTCTTAGTGCACGTCACAAAACAAACGATCATCTTTGGTTTACATTTTTTCATGAAGCTGGCCATGTGTTGTTGCATAATAAAAAGAGTACTTTTGTAGAAGGTAATGCCAACTATGAGGATGACGAGAACGAACAGGAAGCAAATAAATTTTCAG
The genomic region above belongs to Aureibacillus halotolerans and contains:
- a CDS encoding type II toxin-antitoxin system RelE/ParE family toxin; its protein translation is MDFKFKSKKMKKICSDKSKMDREWGTYNAKKLQIRINQIKAADSLEVLFTLPGARCHQLKGNRDNQFAVDLKHPFRLIFEPYHDPVPLKEDGGFDTAKITDILLLEVRDYHD
- a CDS encoding HigA family addiction module antitoxin, with the protein product MIDEKVYDCEADFIIPPGETLLETIEELDITQVELAKRTGRPVKTINEIIKGKTKITPDTALQFERVLGVPASLWNNLEKDYRELLAKEEDKKNLKNSVDFLDEFPIKEMIRNGWIKHKENDFNQVEELFEFFGVASVTSWESFWEPQVSFRKSTALKADKYAVIAYLRKAEIEAHKIDCSPYKSGDFRKIIEQIRGLTKEKNPDIFIPKIVESCASAGVAVVFLPELKGTRLSGATKWLNKDKAMIVLSARHKTNDHLWFTFFHEAGHVLLHNKKSTFVEGNANYEDDENEQEANKFSADILIPEDKYDKFTNSNTTLSAEKVTKFADQIGIHPGIVVGRLQRDKILPYSHLNKLKERYEWKK